One Betta splendens chromosome 8, fBetSpl5.4, whole genome shotgun sequence DNA segment encodes these proteins:
- the LOC129604427 gene encoding uncharacterized protein LOC129604427 encodes MFMLSLQFSLCPFHHFRMALHGILGAKPEFPNYKPPPLHIYVVAVQDQPKVLSWDFSSSDAKPGRKINNKIVILSDGQTVTKMTVYENQACKFIPGSSYILRGYILKGESPPYHLTLTRDTQVFRGASITINDVLIKEGEALLQPTSVLTPLAEVSGQRDFMTIKGEVIEVSSVKKVLFGKEAIPLRNLTLRKDKIRASICLWQEASMADIQLGSHMRISHLKGKHSGYGLQLQSTNYTTLEEINTSEENADDVVGVMDSETPGFVNLLLAVVSIDHSKWDPFEVQLSNGPVRVMYKRSGNVITDIYSL; translated from the exons ATGTTCATGTTATCACTTCAATTTTCATTGTGTCCGTTTCATCATTTCAGAATGGCCTTGCATGGTATATTAGGAGCGAAACCTGAGTTCCCTAATTATAAGCCACCGCCGCTTCACATTTATGTTGTGGCAGTCCAGGACCAACCCAAAGTGTTGTCCTGGGACTTTTCTAGTAGCGATGCCAAACCAGGCCGAAAAATTAATAACAAAATAGTAATACTTTCTGACGGACAAACCGTCACAAAAATGACTGTGTATGAAAACCAAGCCTGCAAATTTATTCCTGGCAGTAGTTACATATTAAGGGGCTACATTCTAAAGGGAGAGTCGCCCCCTTACCACTTAACTCTAACAAGGGACACTCAGGTTTTCAGAGGCGCCTCTATCACCATCAACGATGTCCTTATTAAGGAGGGGGAAGCCCTCCTTCAGCCGACTTCAGTCCTTACCCCGCTGGCTGAAGTCTCCGGTCAGCGAGACTTCATGACGATAAAAGGGGAAGTCATTGAA gTCTCAAGTGTGAAGAAGGTGCTCTTTGGAAAGGAGGCAATTCCCCTCAGAAACCTAACACTGCGAAAG GACAAGATAAGAGCATCCATTTGCCTGTGGCAGGAGGCCAGTATGGCAGACATACAACTGGGGTCCCACATGCGCATATCTCACCTGAAGGGGAAACACAGCGGCTACGGACTCCAGCTGCAATCGACCAATTACACCACGCTTGAG gaaataaacacttCGGAGGAAAACGCGGACGACGTTGTCGGCGTGATGGACAGCGAAACTCCGGGGTTCGTCAACCTTCTTCTCGCAGTTGTGAGCATTGACCACTCAAAGTGGGATCCCTTTGAAGTCCAACTCAGCAATGGGCCAGTGCGGGTTATGTACAAACGTTCTGGTAATGTCATTACAGACATTTATTCTTTATGA